In Syngnathus acus chromosome 5, fSynAcu1.2, whole genome shotgun sequence, a genomic segment contains:
- the cacna1da gene encoding calcium channel, voltage-dependent, L type, alpha 1D subunit, a isoform X2: MSANGPTPDTAPTAPEAPPTSTPAPALAPAPAPTPVPAPAAPAAPPAPPAPSTSTIPVGALAQKKRQQYAKSKKQGSNANSRPPRALFCLNLNNPIRRACISLVEWKPFDIFILIAIFANCMALAVYVPFPEDDSNSTNHDLETVEYAFLIIFTIETFLKIIAYGLVMHQNAYVRNGWNMLDFVIVVIGLFSVVLEILTKDEKADGEGEEPLPSMHGHGGKPGGFDVKALRAFRVLRPLRLVSGVPSLQVVLNSIIKAMVPLLHIALLVLFVIIIYAIIGLELFIGKMHATCYLPGTDMIAEEDAAPCAISGHGRQCPINGTECREGWQGPNGGITNFDNFLFAMLTVFQCITMEGWTDVLYWMNDAMGFELPWVYFVSLVIFGSFFVLNLVLGVLSGEFSKEREKAKARGDFQKLREKQQLEEDLKGYLDWITQAEDIDPDNEDEADEECKRNRVTLADLTEKKKGRFGWFSQSSDTHASVPASETESVNTENQNGEDEKTPCCGPLCQKISKSKFSRRWRRWNRFCRRKCRLAVKSVPFYWLVIILVFLNTLTISSEHYNQPLWLTQVQDVANKVLLALFTCEMLVKMYSLGLQAYFVSLFNRFDCFVVCGGITETILVELEIMSPLGISVFRCVRLLRIFKVTRHWQSLSNLVASLLNSMKSIASLLLLLFLFIIIFSLLGMQVFGGKFNFDETQTKRSTFDNFPQALLTVFQILTGEDWNAVMYDGIMAYGGPSSSGMILCFYFIILFICGNYILLNVFLAIAVDNLADAESLNTDEGDKKGDKKGEKDDKDEEEDNDDTAAEDEDPEVPAGPRPAISDLVKKEKITPIPEGSAFFIFSNTNPFRVFCHKLINHHIFTNLILVFIMLSSVSLAAEDPIRNFSARNIILGYFDYAFTAIFTVEIVLKVLGYADYVFTSMFTFEIILKMTTYGAFLHKGAFCRNYFNLLDLLVVGVSLVSFGIQSSAISVVKILRVLRVLRPLRAINRAKGLKHVVQCVFVAIRTIGNIMIVTTLLQFMFACIGVQLFKGKFYRCTDEAKSSPEECKGTYILYKDGDVNQPTIHKRVWHNSDFNFDNVLMAMMALFTVSTFEGWPALLYKAIDSNRENLGPIYNYRVEISIFFIIYIIIIAFFMMNIFVGFVIVTFQEQGEKEYKNCELDKNQRQCVEYALKARPLRRYIPKNPYQYKFWYVVNSTGFEYIMFVLIMLNTLCLAVQHYGQSALFNYVMDILNMVFTAVFTVEMVLKLIAFKPRHYFADAWNTFDALIVVGSVVDIAITEVNNTEDSARISITFFRLFRVMRLVKLLSRGEGIRTLLWTFIKSFQALPYVALLIAMLFFIYAVIGMQVFGKIAMVDGTHINRNNNFQTFPQAVLLLFRCATGEAWQEIMLACMPGKLCDPESDYNPGEEMTCGSGFAIIYFITFYMLCAFLIINLFVAVIMDNFDYLTRDWSILGPHHLDEFKRIWSEYDPEAKGRIKHLDVVTLLRRIQPPLGFGKLCPHRVACKRLVAMNMPLNSDGTVMFNATLFALVRTALKIKTEGNLEQANEELRAVIKKIWKRTSMKLLDQVVPPAGDDEVTVGKFYATFLIQDYFRKFKKRKEEGLVGAHPSQNSTAIALQAGLRTLHDIGPEIRRAISCDLQDDELIDFIPEEDEEIYRRNGGLFGNHLMNGGHRRSDGHQTNATQRPLQVQPPPHYAHMEQPVGRLSRANAMSHPNHRHHHHHHRHRHHNNSYGKSPKSTNINLNNANKSGLPNGGHHRYYEHAPPNGYPGHRGSYYDYEKGRTPQSQRSNGGDRRHPTICREEEVDEDRLSGEYFSGEEFYEDDSMLSGDRYQNSDTEYETPKGYHHPDSYYDDDEQPLYHDSRRSPKRRLLPATPEALHGHRRPSFNFECLRRQGSHDELPHQRTALPLHLMQHQVMAVAGLDSSRAHRLSPTRSTRSWATPPATPASKDQSPYYTPLIRVDHPHRDSTASSHVSVRKSSWYSDDPEFTQRTYSPIHLQVPPEYHSQYHQKRGSATSLVEAVLISEGLGRYAMDPKFVAATKHEIADACEMTIDEMESAASHLLNGGMAPVINGVNVFPLLTAGGFEMPDPAASYSDDEPEAEPRPSYEEDLADEMICITTL; encoded by the exons gagaCAGTCGAGTATGCCTTCCTCATCATTTTCACAATTGAGACATTTCTGAAGATAATCGCTTACGGTTTGGTGATGCATCAAAACGCCTACGTGCGAAACGGTTGGAACATGCTGGATTTCGTCATTGTCGTCATTGG CCTCTTCAGTGTCGTCTTGGAGATTCTGACCAAAGATGAGAAGGCGGATGGCGAAGGAGAGGAACCCCTCCCATCCATGCACGGGCACGGCGGCAAACCTGGTGGATTTGACGTGAAAGCCCTTCGAGCCTTCCGTGTGCTGCGTCCCCTGCGGCTGGTCTCAGGAGTACCCA GTTTACAAGTGGTGTTGAACTCCATCATTAAAGCCATGGTCCCTCTTCTTCATATTGCCCTCCTGGTTTTGTTCGTTATCATCATCTATGCGATTATTGGCCTGGAGCTTTTCATCGGTAAAATGCACGCAACCTGCTACCTTCCTGGCACAG acATGATAGCAGAGGAGGATGCTGCTCCATGTGCGATCTCAGGTCACGGGCGGCAATGCCCCATTAATGGCACCGAATGCAGAGAAGGCTGGCAAGGCCCCAATGGCGGCATCACCAACTTTGACAACTTCCTATTTGCCATGTTGACGGTGTTTCAGTGCATCACCATGGAGGGTTGGACGGATGTGCTCTATTGG ATGAACGACGCTATGGGCTTTGAGCTTCCATGGGTGTACTTTGTCAGTCTCGTGATCTTCGGCTCTTTTTTCGTTCTTAACCTGGTTTTGGGTGTGTTGAGCGG AGAGTTCtccaaagagagagaaaaggccAAAGCTCGCGGAGACTTCCAGAAGCTGCGTGAGAAACAGCAGCTGGAAGAAGACCTTAAAGGTTACTTGGACTGGATCACTCAAGCTGAAGATATCGACCCTGACAATGAGGACGAGGCAGACGAGGAGTGTAAACGCAACC GGGTGACTCTGGCTGACCTCActgagaagaagaaaggaaGGTTTGGGTGGTTCAGCCAGTCGTCCGACACTCATG CAAGCGTTCCGGCCAGCGAAACCGAATCTGTGAACACAGAGAACCAAAATGGGGAGGATGAAAAGACGCCATGTTGCGGACCTCTTTG tcaaaaaatctcaaagtcaaagttcAG TCGGCGCTGGCGCCGCTGGAACAGGTTCTGCCGCAGAAAGTGCCGGTTGGCTGTCAAATCGGTGCCTTTCTATTGGCTGGTCATCATCCTGGTTTTCCTCAACACCCTCACCATATCATCAGAGCACTACAACCAACCTTTGTGGCTGACACAAGTGCAGG atgtgGCCAACAAGGTGCTGCTAGCCTTGTTCACTTGTGAGATGTTGGTGAAGATGTACAGTCTCGGCCTGCAGGCCTACTTTGTTTCCCTCTTCAACCGCTTCGACTGCTTTGTGGTGTGCGGCGGGATCACCGAGACCATCCTGGTGGAACTGGAGATCATGTCGCCTCTCGGGATCTCCGTGTTCCGCTGCGTGCGCCTGCTGAGGATTTTCAAGGTCACACG ccacTGGCAGTCACTCAGCAACTTGGTGGCTTCGCTCCTCAACTCCATGAAGTCCATCGCTTCcctactgctgctgctcttcctcttcatcatcatcttctccCTGCTGGGAATGCAGGTGTTTGGCGGGAAGTTCAACTTTGACGAGACCCAAACCAAGAGGAGCACCTTTGACAATTTTCCACAAGCGCTACTTACCGTCTTTCAG ATCTTGACTGGAGAAGACTGGAACGCTGTCATGTATGATGGCATCATGGCGTATGGAGGCCCTTCCTCTTCTGGGATGATTTTATGCTTTTACTTCATCATCCTCTTCATTTGCGGAAACT ACATCCTCCTGAATGTCTTCTTGGCCATTGCTGTGGACAACTTGGCAGATGCAGAGTCTCTCAACACAGATGAAGGAGATAAGAAAGG GGACAAAAAGGGCGAGAAAGATGACAAG gatgaagaggaggacaaTGACGACACGGCGGCGGAGGACGAAGATCCAGAAGTCCCAGCGGGACCTCGGCCGGCCATCTCCGACCTGGTCAAGAAAGAGAAGATTACTCCGATCCCAGAGGGAAGTGCCTTTTTTATCTTCAGCAACACGAACCC ATTTCGTGTGTTTTGCCACAAGCTCATCAATCACCACATCTTTACCAACCTCATCCTGGTGTTCATCATGCTCAGCTCCGTCTCGCTCGCCGCAGAGGATCCCATCCGAAACTTCTCCGCTCGTAATATT ATACTTGGTTACTTTGACTATGCTTTCACGGCTATCTTTACTGTTGAGATCGTTTTGAAG GTCCTAGGCTATGCAGATTATGTCTTCACTAGTATGTTTACATTTGAGATCATATTAAAG ATGACGACATACGGAGCTTTTCtccataaaggagctttctgCAGGAATTACTTCAACCTCCTCGACTTGTTAGTCGTGGGGGTGTCTTTAGTCTCCTTTGGCATACA GTCATCCGCCATCTCAGTGGTGAAGATTCTCAGGGTCCTTCGTGTCCTGAGACCCTTGAGAGCCATCAATCGAGCCAAAGGCCTGAAA CACgtggtgcagtgtgtgtttgtggccaTCAGAACCATCGGCAACATCATGATTGTCACCACTCTTCTCCAGTTTATGTTTGCCTGCATAGGAGTGCAGCTCTTCAAG GGAAAGTTCTATCGCTGCACAGATGAAGCCAAGTCTAGTCCAGAGGAGTGCAA AGGCACGTACATCCTTTATAAGGACGGCGACGTGAACCAGCCCACCATCCACAAACGAGTGTGGCACAACAGCGACTTCAATTTTGACAACGTGCTTATGGCCATGATGGCTCTCTTCACTGTGTCGACTTTTGAAGGCTGGCCAGC GTTACTCTACAAGGCAATCGACTCCAACAGGGAGAACCTGGGGCCCATTTACAACTACCGCGTGGAGATTTCCATCTTCTTCATCAtctacatcatcatcatcgccttcTTCATGATGAACATCTTTGTAGGTTTTGTGATCGTCACGTTTCAGGAGCAAGGAGAGAAGGAGTACAAAAACTGTGAGCTTGACAAGAACCAG CGTCAATGCGTGGAGTACGCCCTGAAGGCCCGTCCTTTGAGGAGGTACATCCCCAAGAACCCATATCAGTACAAGTTCTGGTATGTGGTCAACTCCACAGGCTTTGAGTACATCATGTTTGTGCTCATCATGCTAAACACACTCTGCTTGGCCGTACAG CACTACGGCCAGTCGGCGCTCTTTAACTATGTCATGGACATCCTCAACATGGTCTTCACTGCTGTTTTCACTGTGGAAATGGTTCTCAAGCTCATTGCTTTTAAACCCAGG CACTATTTCGCTGATGCTTGGAACACATTTGATGCCTTAATTGTCGTCGGTAGCGTCGTCGATATTGCGATCACTGAAGTGAAC AACACGGAAGACAGCGCCCGCATCTCCATCACTTTCTTCCGTCTCTTCCGAGTCATGCGGCTCGTCAAGCTGCTCAGCAGAGGGGAGGGCATCCGCACTCTTCTTTGGACCTTCATCAAATCCTTCCAG GCTCTGCCATACGTTGCTCTTCTGATAGCTATGCTGTTCTTCATCTATGCTGTCATCGGGATGCAG GTGTTTGGGAAAATCGCCATGGTGGATGGCACGCACATCAACAGAAACAATAACTTCCAGACCTTCCCTCAAGCCgtgctcctcctcttcag ATGTGCCACTGGAGAGGCGTGGCAAGAGATCATGTTGGCCTGCATGCCGGGGAAACTGTGTGACCCCGAGTCGGACTACAACCCCGGGGAGGAGATGACATGTGGCAGTGGATTTGCAATCATTTACTTCATCACCTTCTACATGCTCTGCGCCTTTTTG ATTATCAATTTGTTTGTGGCCGTCATCATGGACAACTTTGACTATTTGACACGGGATTGGTCCATTCTTGGTCCACATCACCTGGATGAATTCAAGAGAATTTGGTCCGAGTACGACCCGGAGGCTAA GGGAAGAATCAAACATCTAGACGTGGTAACACTTCTTCGTCGAATCCAGCCTCCTCTTGGCTTTGGTAAACTGTGTCCTCATCGAGTGGCTTGCAAG AGACTGGTGGCCATGAATATGCCTCTCAACAGTGATGGCACAGTCATGTTTAATGCTACTCTTTTTGCACTGGTGCGAACAGCCCTGAAGATAAAAACCGAAG GTAATCTGGAGCAGGCCAATGAGGAGCTTCGAGCCGTCATCAAAAAAATCTGGAAGAGAACCAGCATGAAGCTGCTGGATCAAGTGGTGCCGCCTGCTGGTG ATGATGAGGTAACGGTGGGGAAGTTCTATGCCACCTTCCTGATACAGGACTACTTTAGGAAATTCAAGAAACGTAAAGAGGAAGGCCTGGTGGGTGCACACCCGTCCCAGAACAGCACAGCTATCGCACTGCAG GCCGGCCTCCGCACTCTCCATGATATTGGGCCCGAAATTCGCCGAGCGATATCATGTGACCTGCAAGATGATGAACTAATAGACTTTATACCagaggaagacgaggaaataTATAGG CGTAACGGAGGACTATTTGGCAACCACCTGATGAACGGAGGTCACCGGCGATCCGACGGCCACCAGACCAACGCCACGCAGCGGCCGCTGCAGGTGCAACCGCCGCCTCACTACGCTCACATGGAGCAACCGGTGGGCCGGCTGTCTCGAGCCAACGCCATGTCCCACCCCAACCAccgtcaccaccaccaccatcaccgcCACCGTCATCACAACAACTCCTACGGCAAGTCGCCCAAATCCACCAACATCAACCTCAACAATGCCAACAAGTCCGGTTTACCCAACGGGGGGCACCACCGCTACTATGAACACGCCCCTCCCAATGGCTACCCGGGTCATCGCGGCTCCTACTATGATTATGAAAAGGGCCGGACGCCACAATCTCAAAG GTCCAATGGTGGGGATAGACGCCACCCCACCATATGCAGAGAAGAGGAGGTGGATGAAGATCGTTTGTCTGGCGAGTATTTCAGCGGAGAAGAGTTTTATGAAGATGACAGCATGCTCTCGGGGGACAG GTACCAGAACAGCGATACAGAGTACGAGACTCCCAAAGGCTACCATCATCCCGACAGTTATTATGACGATGATGAGCAGCCCCTCTACCACGACTCGAGGAGATCACCAAAAAGACGTTTGCTCCCTGCCACACCTGAAGCTTTGCATG GTCACAGGAGGCCGTCTTTCAACTTTGAGTGTCTGCGCCGGCAGGGTAGCCACGATGAGCTTCCACATCAACGTACCGCTCTACCACTGCACCTTATGCAGCACCAG GTGATGGCCGTAGCAGGCCTGGACTCCAGCAGAGCCCACCGCCTCTCCCCAACACGCTCCACCCGCTCCTGGGCCACGCCCCCTGCCACCCCGGCCAGTAAAGACCAGTCACCGTACTACACCCCCCTCATCCGTGTCGACCACCCGCACAGGGATAGCACCGCCAGCAGCCACGTATCGGTGCGCAAAAGCTCCTGGTACTCGGATGACCCCGAGTTCACGCAGAGGACGTACTCGCCCATTCACCTGCAGGTGCCGCCCGAGTACCACAGCCAGTACCACCAGAAGCGAGGAAGCGCCACCAGCCTCGTTGAAGCc GTTTTGATATCAGAAGGCCTCGGAAGGTACGCCATGGATCCCAAGTTTGTCGCCGCCACCAAGCACGAGATAGCGGACGCCTGCGAGATGACGATAGATGAGATGGAGAGCGCGGCCAGCCACCTGCTGAACGGGGGCATGGCGCCGGTGATCAACGGGGTCAACGTCTTTCCTCTTCTGACCGCGGGGGGCTTTGAGATGCCGGACCCGGCGGCCAGCTACAGCGATGACGAACCCGAAGCGGAACCCAGGCCCTCCTATGAGGAGGACCTGGCTGACGAGATGATTTGCATCACAACTTTATAG